One Amphiprion ocellaris isolate individual 3 ecotype Okinawa chromosome 5, ASM2253959v1, whole genome shotgun sequence genomic region harbors:
- the LOC111566650 gene encoding neurogenic differentiation factor 4-like codes for MMIKPYVRQGEGEEVVSPLQWMDGDMSSPDGDTSIPSHRYRAGGVTQQTREMGSEDAEEDEEEIEEGQEDENESKRRGPKKKRMTKARQERFRARRVKANARERSRMHGLNDALENLRSIMPCHSKTQKLSKIETLRLARNYICALSEALEGGLSTESRAFMETLCKGLSQPTTNLVAGCLQLGPTPGAGMRPEDRHGVQPPPAPLGGMVSYSSPGLPSPPYGTFDSAHLLHLRAMKGGPYENHSPNEYNAGGVGTPPYDGPPTPPLSISSNLVPKQEPSPHYPPPHHYSPSPVDQVLYQTQTGYDVHLEGPYDSYHPPHMPPRQITSVYRD; via the coding sequence ATGATGATTAAGCCCTATGTGAGAcaaggggagggagaggaggtcGTCAGCCCTCTGCAGTGGATGGATGGCGACATGAGCTCACCTGATGGAGACACTTCCATCCCATCACACCGCTACAGAGCAGGAGGAGTGACCCAGCAGACCAGAGAAATGGGCAGCGAGGATgcagaggaagacgaggaggaaatAGAGGAAGGACAGGAGGATGAAAATGAGTCCAAACGTAGAGGCCCTAAGAAAAAGCGGATGACCAAGGCCCGGCAGGAGCGTTTCCGTGCGCGCCGCGTTAAAGCCAATGCCAGGGAGCGCTCGCGTATGCACGGCCTAAACGATGCACTGGAGAACCTGCGCAGCATCATGCCCTGTCActccaaaacacagaaactgtcCAAGATCGAGACACTTCGACTGGCTCGCAACTACATCTGCGCTCTGTCCGAGGCTCTGGAGGGGGGGCTGTCCACGGAGAGCAGGGCTTTCATGGAGACGCTGTGTAAAGGCCTCTCACAGCCCACGACCAACCTGGTGGCTGGCTGCTTACAGCTGGGACCGACTCCTGGTGCTGGGATGAGGCCTGAAGACAGACACGGAGttcagcctccacctgctcctcTGGGAGGGATGGTGAGCTACTCCTCTCCAGGCCTGCCAAGCCCCCCATACGGTACTTTTGATTCGgctcacctgcttcacctgagGGCCATGAAAGGCGGACCGTACGAAAACCACTCGCCAAATGAGTACAATGCTGGTGGAGTGGGAACCCCTCCGTACGACGGCCCCCCAACACCCCCTCTGAGCATCAGCAGTAACCTGGTGCCCAAACAGGAGCCTTCACCCCACTACCCACCTCCTCACCACTACTCCCCCTCCCCTGTTGATCAGGTCCTGTATCAGACTCAGACCGGCTATGACGTACACTTAGAGGGGCCATATGACTCGTATCATCCACCACACATGCCCCCCCGACAGATAACCTCCGTCTACAGAGACTAA